The following coding sequences lie in one Micropterus dolomieu isolate WLL.071019.BEF.003 ecotype Adirondacks linkage group LG15, ASM2129224v1, whole genome shotgun sequence genomic window:
- the etaa1b gene encoding ewing's tumor-associated antigen 1 yields MSDPAAAASPEFTDLWRSVSKLCHSKTIDKKTEKQMPGTTTSPMCKDLQSPKRRGFSRYPGLNNGDSPGDVEPTQDIFWDSTSPTPAITGLKNTRVVEISDIVNRIAPKDVKQKATESPLLQWIGDSAVPCTPDMPKPRVRKKSSRQSSVEDLKKLARQFDENMQQDRETSEQLNTFNNNPNKCLGTSKTKLTETSFPCNVKDLKCPSSSDQVEAELHALFDCSTQKVSGQLSQGSSASACSQEIKDQRVTSTLAEIRQSELKSTDKSGQATRPAEEKGSCGFSVNMCDDFDDDWENDDLLNDSFLLAMTQNPDQQHDTNPKTILPVHHSSNTKTNITQSTSVCKPTANTSSAHQPSNLHSKPSCSALQELCPKPKTTNRSTFKLAPNPHFQPKTTAKEVSKSSFTVIQPKSDTSVQKSAPTKTLSTPRPDKISNDQQRETNVAADSVKDISDSLWDNGDDDALLYQVCDSVERISNSQPQQVSLSNCQEKQDVTVDRQCKTTAPLPINAAWSVNTGASANRQSPCAFVRSNSLPGTSCESVNYQGWNIPMKGANNKSRMSQSLPGSRMSLGEFSQCRDSSGTFQAGNANVDMKPHAVTARAPQNSKSHHTAFKRNVSDSAVISNKVFVTSQMTGKCSAAEIERKKQEALARRRLRMQNAPKP; encoded by the exons ATTTGCAGAGTCCTAAGCGCAGAGGCTTTAGCAGATACCCCGGCCTGAATAATGGGGATTCTCCAGGTGACGTGGAACCAACACAAGACATTTTCTGGGATTCAACATCTCCCACTCCAGCTATTACTG GCCTCAAGAACACCAGAGTTGTGGAAATATCAGACATTGTCAACCGAATTGCTCCAAAG GATGTGAAACAGAAAGCGACTgaatctcctctgctgcagtggaTAGGTGACAGTGCAGTCCCTTGCACACCAGACATGCCAAAGCCAAGAGTCAGGAAGAAGTCCTCTCG GCAGAGCAGTGTGGAGGACCTCAAGAAACTGGCCAGGCAGTTTGATGAGAACATGCAACAAGACAGGGAGACTTCAGAACAGCTTAACACATTCAACAATAACCCCAATAAATGTTTGGGGACTTCCAAAACAAAACTGACAGAGACATCATTCCCTTGTAATGTGAAGGATCTAAAGTGTCCATCCTCATCGGATCAGGTGGAGGCAGAGCTGCACGCTCTGTTTGACTGCTCCACTCAGAAAGTAAGTGGTCAACTAAGCCAGGGCTCCTCAGCATCAGCCTGTTCACAGGAAATAAAAGACCAACGTGTGACTTCAACTTTAGCTGAAATCCGACAATCGGAGTTGAAGTCCACTGATAAGTCTGGCCAAGCTACACGTCCTGCTGAAGAAAAAGGATCTTGTGGTTTTAGTGTTAACATGTGTGATGACTTTGATGATGACTGGGAGAATGATGACCTACTTAATGATTCTTTTTTGCTGGCGATGACCCAGAATCCTGACCAGCAACATGACACCAATCCTAAAACCATCTTGCCAGTCCACCACTCCTCTAACACTAAGACGAACATTACTCAGTCCACCTCTGTTTGCAAGCCTACTGCAAATACAAGCTCTGCACATCAGCCTTCAAACTTGCACTCCAAGCCAAGCTGCAGTGCACTCCAGGAACTGTGTCCAAAACCAAAGACTACCAACCGAAGCACTTTCAAGTTAGCTCCCAATCCTCACTTTCAGCCTAAGACGACTGCCAAGGAAGTTTCCAAGTCCAGCTTCACTGTTATACAACCTAAATCCGACACGTCTGTCCAGAAATCTGCTCCCACAAAGACGCTGTCGACTCCTCGACCTGACAAGATCAGTAATGATCAGCAGAGGGAAACTAATGTAGCTGCAGACTCTGTTAAAGACATTTCAGACAGTTTATGGGACAATGGGGATGATGACGCGCTGCTCTACCAGGTATGTGACAGCGTGGAGAGGATCTCTAACAGTCAGCCACAGCAAGTGAGCCTGAGCAACTGCCAAGAAAAACAAGATGTTACTGTAGACAGACAGTGTAAAACCACAGCGCCTCTGCCAATCAACGCAGCCTGGTCCGTGAATACCGGTGCCAGTGCTAACAGACAGTCCCCATGTGCTTTTGTTCGTTCTAACTCATTACCGGGGACTAGCTGTGAATCTGTGAACTACCAAGGATGGAACATTCCCATGAAAGGTGCCAACAACAAATCACGGATGTCTCAGAGCCTCCCAGGAAGCCGCATGAGTCTAGGGGAATTTAGCCAGTGTAGGGATTCCTCTGGAACTTTCCAGGCTGGGAATGCTAATGTGGACATGAAGCCACATGCAGTGACAGCCAGGGCACCACAGAACTCCAAGTCCCATCACACAGCCTTCAAGAGAAATGTATCCGACTCAGCGGTTATAAGCAACAAAG TTTTTGTCACAAGCCAGATGACAGGGAAGTGCTCTGCAGCTGAGATTGAGAGGAAGAAACAGGAAGCCTTGGCTAGGAGGCGACTGCGAATGCAAAACGCCCCGAAACCATAG